One segment of Thermodesulfovibrio sp. 3907-1M DNA contains the following:
- a CDS encoding flagellar hook capping FlgD N-terminal domain-containing protein: MTDVTTIFDNPLYTLQQKTTGTGNNQIDKEAFLKLLTAQLKYQDPLNPMDNTEFVGQLAMFSALEQIINIGDTLNSFVSTKTKEDAMLLGATLIGKTITTTSSEEFTVKGVSYEDGKLKIDVGSKTLSLDEINGIKA, translated from the coding sequence ATGACTGATGTAACAACTATATTTGATAATCCACTTTACACACTCCAGCAAAAAACAACTGGAACTGGAAACAATCAGATAGACAAAGAAGCATTTTTAAAGCTTCTTACAGCACAACTCAAATATCAGGATCCACTGAATCCGATGGACAATACAGAATTTGTTGGACAGCTTGCAATGTTTTCAGCACTTGAGCAGATCATTAATATTGGAGATACATTAAATAGTTTTGTATCTACCAAAACAAAGGAAGATGCCATGCTGCTTGGAGCAACTTTAATTGGAAAAACCATTACAACCACCTCTTCAGAAGAATTCACAGTAAAAGGAGTAAGCTATGAGGATGGAAAACTTAAAATTGATGTGGGAAGTAAAACCTTATCGCTTGATGAAATAAATGGAATAAAAGCCTAA